One Zeugodacus cucurbitae isolate PBARC_wt_2022May chromosome 3, idZeuCucr1.2, whole genome shotgun sequence genomic region harbors:
- the LOC128920105 gene encoding piggyBac transposable element-derived protein 4-like has product MDEVDVLTRLLRKLNAANVSPEERQRLQAQIEEIMGQESDPFETSGDVEDDEYFPDEDDFGEASDIEQEIELEAVLDENHDDIHIYYGSKDGRKWNSNPPPPGRPRCHNVTTFTRKGPLRGASPSHKALFKLFLSPEIVSIIVRETYRNAVEAFRLWNEKHPSNKQRSWVMTDDDEMYAFFGMLLIAGVFHSNSQPAKELWASYNMPIYKATMSLNRFKSLTTFIRFNNSGTRVERLKQSKTAALDDVWLMLMANLEKAYTPDCHVTVDEQLFPYRGRTRFTQYIPSKPAKYGMKVWWICDSVSNYHLKGIIYTGKPPGGQRETNQGEQVVMKLMQNYMDSGRTVYADNFFSTYNLAEMLMNRRVAFVGTVRKNKTFIPHELLNPKRDVKSTLFCYHNNNIGLCSYMAKPKKPVIMLSTAHYRQSTDPLKGFKPDQILDYNKFKAGVDTMDQMLTGYSCKRSTNRWPLAMFCNMLDIAGLASFIIYDELNTAK; this is encoded by the exons TGAAGAAATTATGGGACAGGAGTCCGATCCATTTGAAACAAGTGGCGACGTAGAAGATGATGAATATTTTCCAGATGAAGATGACTTCGGTGAAGCATCAGATATAGAACAGGAAATCGAGTTAGAGGCTGTTCTGGATGAAAACCATGATGATATT CACATCTATTACGGGTCGAAAGATGGTAGAAAGTGGAATTCAAATCCTCCACCACCTGGAAGGCCTCGTTGTCACAATGTTACAACTTTTACTCGTAAAGGGCCACTACGGGGAGCGTCACCGAGTCATAAAGCTCTTTTCAAGCTATTTCTGTCTCCTGAAATCGTAAGTATCATTGTGCGGGAAACCTACAGAAACGCCGTTGAAGCGTTTCGTCTATGGAATGAAAAGCATCCCAGTAATAAACAGCGTTCTTGGGTAATGACTGACGATGACGAAATGTATGCTTTTTTTGGGATGCTACTTATTGCTGGTGTATTCCACTCGAATTCTCAGCCAGCGAAAGAATTGTGGGCCAGCTACAATATGCCAATTTATAAGGCCACTATGTCATTGAATCGGTTCAAGAGCTTAACTACTTTCATCCGTTTCAATAACAGTGGTACTCGTGTTGAGAGGTTGAAGCAAAGCAAAACTGCTGCCCTGGACGATGTATGGCTCATGCTGATGGCCAATTTAGAGAAAGCATACACTCCGGATTGTCATGTAACCGTCGATGAACAGTTATTTCCATATCGTGGGCGCACTCGATTCACCCAATATATTCCGAGTAAGCCGGCAAAATATGGTATGAAAGTGTGGTGGATTTGTGACTCTGTTTCAAACTACCATTTGAAAGGTATAATTTATACTGGAAAACCACCAGGTGGCCAGCGAGAAACGAATCAAGGTGAACAGGTCGTTATGAAATTGATGCAAAATTATATGGACAGCGGTAGGACTGTTTATgctgacaattttttttcaacatacaACTTGGCAGAAATGTTGATGAATCGTAGAGTGGCTTTTGTCGGTAccgtaagaaaaaataagaccTTCATTCCGCATGAATTGCTTAACCCGAAGCGTGATGTTAAAAGCACTTTATTTTGTTATCACAATAATAATATCGGTCTGTGCTCGTATATGGCAAAGCCGAAAAAGCCAGTAATTATGTTATCCACTGCCCATTACCGTCAAAGCACCGATCCATTGAAAGGATTCAAGCCAGATCAAATTTTGGactacaataaatttaaagcgGGGGTAGATACAATGGATCAAATGTTGACGGGCTATTCGTGCAAACGCTCGACAAACCGTTGGCCACTGGCAATGTTTTGTAATATGCTGGATATTGCCGGTTTGGCCTCATTCATCATCTATGACGAGCTGAATACGGCAAAGTAG